A genomic window from Pocillopora verrucosa isolate sample1 chromosome 7, ASM3666991v2, whole genome shotgun sequence includes:
- the LOC136282730 gene encoding uncharacterized protein, giving the protein MGIVQYLQVVLFVFNLTLSTEAQKKVTCQNFKFAIDDDVIHNQILEGHLCKRLTVPNAIQCHLKCKDDCLCVSMNYFPLSKENNCELNEANKDMEPAAMKCRQGGNYYDLMRSYTVKGGDRYAPEKHHCINRCCRTNPCLNGGVCQEICDTHSTRFNCTCPNTYSGQRCEKKMKHPRSCKDIAKNGASTSGKYDISNSDNERFSVYCDLQSEPGFVWTLIQSFSFSKKNAFNYAGFGKNLEIDIEEEEVNWNEFRLSLLQMQYLANHSTHLRATCNFSTDGLQYTDYARAKLAGHDIFGTWNTCQMYEYVNIRGINCSNCTARTKQQEDKSWHIKSYNSVKLGCEFDGKPGGVSGEKNFGKFDENVINPDHRCSFSPASTTQHWFGAKCDV; this is encoded by the exons ATGGGCATCGTACAATATCTCCAAGTCGTGCTGTTTGTATTCAATCTGACCCTCTCCACTGAGGCACAGAAAAAAGTAACttgtcaaaacttcaagtttgcTATCGATGACGATGTCATCCATAACCAAATTCTTGAGGGTCACTTGTGTAAAAGATTGACAGTCCCAAACGCCATCCAGTGTCACTTGAAGTGCAAAGATGACTGCCTGTGTGTATCCATGAATTATTTCCCTCTgtccaaagaaaacaattgtgaGCTCAACGAAGCTAACAAAGACATGGAGCCAGCGGCGATGAAATGTAGGCAAGGgggaaattattatgatttgaTGAGAAGCTACACGGTGAAG GGTGGAGACAGATACGCACCAGAGAAGCATCATTGCATCAACAGATGCTGCCGCACCAATCCTTGTCTCAATGGAGGGGTATGTCAGGAGATTTGTGACACTCACAGCACCAGGTTTAACTGTACCTGTCCTAACACATACTCTGGTCAGCGGTGTGAGAAGAAGATGAAACATCCGAGAAGCTGCAAAGACATAGCTAAGAACGGTGCCTCGACATCAGGAAAATACGACATCTCAAATTCAGACAATGAACGgttttctgtttactgtgaCTTGCAGTCTGAACCTGGCTTTGTATGGACGTTGATACAatcgttttccttttccaagaaaaatgcCTTCAATTATGCAGGGTTTGGTAAAAATCTTGAGATTGATATTGAAGAGGAGGAAGTAAATTGGAACGAGTTCCGATTATCCTTATTACAGATGCAGTATCTTGCTAATCACTCCACGCATCTGAGAGCAACTTGTAACTTTTCTACGGATGGTCTGCAGTATACGGACTACGCACGCGCTAAGCTGGCAGGTCATGACATTTTTGGTACCTGGAACACCTGCCAGATGTACGAATATGTCAATATCCGAGGAATCAATTGTTCTAATTGCACCGCCCGCACAAAACAGCAGGAAGATAAGTCCTGGCACATAAAGAGTTACAATAGCGTAAAATTAGGATGTGAATTTGATGGAAAACCAGGTGGAGTCTCCGGTGAAAAAAATTTCggaaaatttgacgaaaatgtCATAAATCCGGATCACCGCTGCTCGTTTTCTCCTGCTTCTACAACGCAGCATTGGTTTGGAGCTAAATGTGACGTGTAA